The Bemisia tabaci chromosome 5, PGI_BMITA_v3 genome includes a window with the following:
- the LOC140224676 gene encoding YEATS domain-containing protein 4-like: MENLLTNPQPATIGPWKLETDFDEKRERILQAILNAKKKIRQEIREYKDRLKNAKETITKFKNEIGT, from the exons ATGGAAAATTTATTAACAAATCCTCAACCAGCCACCATAGGCCCGTGGAAACTTGAAACTGATT TTGATGAAAAGAGGGAGAGAATCCTTCAAGCCATTTTAAATGCCAAAAAGAAGATTAGACAAGAAATTAGGGAGTACAAGGACCGTCTTAAAAATGCTAAAGAAACAATCACTAAATTCAAGAATGAAATTGGTACTTAA
- the Tap42 gene encoding immunoglobulin-binding protein 1b: protein MSNEDSEKTLSDHFDEALKSYESICNCSEPTNSPEIQYRVKKCMNLLEDTTRLVSETGMFSSNESISEIATSHIKFLLLPALLGSLALKLTTSGDRTEIVQTAEVYFRDFLQRCKDYGLTDIQLPPALDEDETVAEKPTAGPCPGIDFIGMAQRRQTKIQQYHQQKELEAKLSMLKEEMSRNVDEEIKREYFISLVKSYVHKSFEDLECVMSEKEMLVKMAAMRSKAKNEGLPEVRNNVKTRPLVPIIITKNEIQKQVFGAGYPSLPTFTVQELYEQRIKDGVWSNPAETSARSLQGMCDPNAHLTKEREEMEEEKAIEEDDPETLARARMMDEFKDEVKRGSGNRYNRS from the exons ATGTCTaatgaagattctgaaaagaCATTATCAGACCACTTCGATGAAGCTCTCAAAAGTTATGAGAGTATCTGCAATTGCTCCGAACCAACTAACAGTCCAGAAATTCAG tACCGAGTTAAAAAGTGTATGAATTTGCTGGAAGATACAACTCGATTGGTATCGGAGACAGGCATGTTCAGCTCCAATGAGTCCATCAGTGAAATCGCAACTTCTCACATAAAATTCCTACTTCTGCCTGCTCTTTTGGGGTCCTTGGCATTAAAATTAACCACATCAGGAGATAGGACTGAAATTGTTCAAACTGCAGAAGTTTATTTCAGAGACTTCTTGCAGCGCTGTAAAGATTATGGACTCACAGATATTCAACTTCCTCCAGCTCTTGATGAGGATGAAACTGTCGCTGAAAAGCCCACAGCTGGACCTTGTCCAGGAATTGATTTCATTGGAATGGCACAAAGGAGACAAACTAAGATTCAGCAGTATCATCAACAAAAAGAACTAGAAGCCAAATTATCTATGTTAAAAGAGGAAATGTCTCGAAACGTTGATGAGGAAATTAAGCGAGAATACTTTATTTCACTAGTAAAATCTTATGTTCACAAGAGTTTTGAAGACTTAGAATGTGTCATGTCTGAAAAAGAGATGCTTGTAAAAATGGCAGCTATGAGGAGTAAGGCGAAAAATGAAGGTTTACCCGAAGTTCGCAACAATGTCAAGACGAGGCCTCTTGTCCCGATAATCATcaccaaaaatgaaattcagaaGCAAGTGTTTGGTGCAGGTTATCCTAGTCTACCAACTTTTACAGTTCAAGAGCTTTATGAACAAAGAATTAAGGATGGAGT ATGGAGCAATCCAGCAGAAACTTCAGCCAGAAGCTTGCAAGGTATGTGTGATCCTAATGCTCATTTGacgaaagaaagagaagaaatggAAGAAGAGAAGGCCATCGAAGAGGATGATCCGGAGACTCTCGCTAGGGCCCGCATGATGGACGAATTCAAAGATGAAGTGAAAAGAGGATCTGGCAACAGATATAACCGCAGCTAA
- the LOC109032112 gene encoding LOW QUALITY PROTEIN: uncharacterized protein (The sequence of the model RefSeq protein was modified relative to this genomic sequence to represent the inferred CDS: inserted 1 base in 1 codon): MDFGSLLYTAQKNDQKVKEAPQRFYSTKFAPPKKEDKKQKNLSAGIKKFLEKKNEEEQRKLEEEKRKKEELLALRSKDKKSTKRIQSMLQRTKSANKAVIDDAKDDVNTAVTAAGPMQCDEDDYGYVSQEASSLYNKLMEKYLAQPAEENKFSKKVVSAKDISSTRDRVKAQLEKEEEEKYLPRKRKRKDKDKENGARDGEDDEEKRDGDESDDAPTRHGKEKEREKPEKPKKPRKPMPPPMDFHELLKIAEQKQHEPVVVKKEAPVVKRQEPERLMTKKEKLEYEQERERRLRREREMALKNRRKDEIGKKPSSSDKISSKKVSISESDESLPAEERLKKDSKVWSSPSNLTSDKNSNLARKKVMERDVKISQNKNLSASKRPPSNDDNRKLNGFKSSPKINESSSSSSVRRDLQFDRSEESSSSILKNTLQKPLSDSSRNEKSKKVSLPPEKSKSLSSKDPYSKSREFPPKDGRPREFPLKMXKSREFPPKDIRSREFPPKDVKSREFPPKDIKPREFPPKDVKSRELPRKDIKPREFPPRDLYPKSRPGDMKKKPLKVVKRRIESDDEDEYDSELDDFIDDDEDDAANEVSKAISEIFGYDKSKYRYVDDEDDAAMESNFHQVQKEEFHSARIGLLEDLEDIQREKEEERRKKMRKLKQQKLTQMSKLKKH; the protein is encoded by the exons ATGGATTTTGGGTCACTGCTCTACACTGCCcagaaaaatgatcaaaaagtCAAAGAG gcCCCGCAAAGATTTTACAGCACCAAGTTCGCTCcgccaaaaaaagaagataaaaagcagaaaaacttgtcTGCAGGCATTAAGAAAttccttgaaaagaaaaatgaagaagagcaaaggaaattagaggaagaaaagaggaaaaaagag GAATTATTGGCGTTACGAAGTAAAGACAAAAAGTCAACCAAAAGAATACAATCAATGTTACAAAGAACGAAATCTGCCAACAAAGCTGTGATAGATGATGCTAAGGATGATGTCAACACGGCTGTGACAGCTGCAG GTCCAATGCAGTGTGATGAAGATGATTACGGCTACGTTTCTCAAGAAGCATCATCACTTTACAATAAGTTAATGGAGAAATATTTAGCACAGCCTGctgaagaaaacaaattttcgaAGAAGGTTGTATCTGCCAAAGATATATCTAGTACAAGG gacAGAGTAAAAGCTCAACtggaaaaggaagaggaagaaaagtaCCTACCTCGAAAAcggaaaagaaaagacaaagaTAAAGAAAATGGTGCTCGGGACGGGGAGGATGATGAGGAAAAAAGAGATGGAGATGAATCAGATGATGCACCAACTAGACAtggaaaagagaaagagagagaaaaaccaGAAAAACCCAAAAAGCCGCGAAAACCGATGCCCCCTCCTATGGATTTTCATGAACTTCTTAAAATCGCAGAGCAAAAACAACATGAACCTGTAGTGGTTAAAAAAGAAGCTCCAGTCGTCAAACGGCAAGAGCCTGAAAGGCTAAtgaccaaaaaagaaaaattagaatatgaacaagagagagaaagaagattGAGGAGAGAGCGGGAAATGGCCCTGAAGAACAGAAGAAAAGATGAGATTGGGAAGAAACCAAGCTCATCCGACAAAATATCTAGTAAAAAGGTATCCATATCTGAGTCAGACGAAAGTTTACCAGCAGAGGAGAGGTTGAAGAAAGACAGTAAAGTTTGGTCATCTCCAAGTAATCTCACAAGTGATAAAAATAGTAATCTAGCAAGGAAAAAAGTTATGGAAAGGGATGTGAAAATATcccaaaacaaaaatttaagtgcCTCTAAGAGGCCTCCGTCAAATGACGACAATAGGAAATTGAATGGTTTCAAAAGTTCACCCAAGATTAATGAAAGCAGTTCATCCAGCTCAGTTCGGCGAGATCTTCAGTTTGATCGATCTGAGGAATCCTCATCCTCAATCCTCAAGAATACATTACAGAAGCCATTATCTGACTCTAGTAggaatgaaaaaagtaaaaaagtttcTCTGCCCCCCGAAAAGTCTAAGAGTTTATCTAGTAAAGATCCATATTCTAAATCTAGAGAATTTCCGCCTAAAGATGGTAGACCTCGAGAATTTCCCCTAAAGA TCAAGTCGAGAGAATTCCCTCCGAAAGATATCCGATCTAGAGAATTTCCCCCTAAAGATGTCAAATCGAGAGAATTCCCTCCGAAAGATATCAAACCTAGAGAATTTCCTCCCAAAGATGTCAAATCAAGAGAACTGCCTCGCAAGGATATCAAACCAAGAGAGTTTCCTCCTCGAGATCTCTATCCAAAATCTAGACCAGGAGATATGAAGAAAAAACCTTTAAAAGTTGTGAAAC GACGTATTGAGTCTGACGATGAAGATGAATATGACTCTGAGCTGGACGATTTTATAGACGATGATGAAGATGATGCTGCGAATGAAGTTTCCAAAGCCATTTCTGAAATATTTGGTTATGATAAATCAAA GTACAGATATGTGGATGATGAGGATGATGCTGCTATGGAGTCCAATTTCCATCAAGTTCAAAAGGAGGAATTCCACAGTGCGAGGATTG GTCTTCTGGAAGATTTAGAAGATATCcagagagaaaaggaagaagagaggaggaagaaaatgcGAAAGCTGAAACAACAAAAACTAACCCAGATGAGCAAGCTCAAGAAACATTAG